The Aureispira anguillae genome contains a region encoding:
- a CDS encoding TraB/GumN family protein, with amino-acid sequence MRTTKTNLFLFLLLFPWVLFAQDSVQYNLLWKIEGNGLKNPSYLFGTMHVNDARAFNFSDSVMLALESCESFALEVHPDSMMQTMFQKLFNAKKNNNLMQVLSDEEYLQLKEKFEKNSQLDLDQINLDNPSILSTIIEADEARLDDKETFVDAYLFGIARTLNKPVYGLESIHGHLTSFSDYSPEQQRAFLLNLIQEDYQKDYKEMLNQFVEVYKRGNIAEIGRMANIFTQTDSALIKRNVVMVDNMITIMQQRSLFAAVGTAHLPGNNGIIDLLVKKGYLVRPVTANFTGVAAHYTIDHDKMNWHTHIDSSLGFAMDLPGQPTPITIYKDMNTLIYVDLTNEVFFASYSIDLRQGSPQNKKQLIEATLNNYTSKLNSTILERKTSIINGTERTNVIVQQDSSTYFRLQFIYQNDILYYFMIGNTLEQIRAVYAERYYQSLRFFAPSPLKTQPWVVTKPNLGAFSVKFPTASSYVNQKIPSGINGYPYAYHNYSANNYSEMKSYLVRYYDQPTGYVRSGNKNSSFRYIANNFEQQGTKIIKTDTIQLDSIQGRSYDLLVDKQYYVRCKVYIRGFRTYYLFHQNLNAGDSILIEDDFLKSFQFESYPNPDFAAFVAEDSSFSIDVLSRPRIRKDTFNSYYIDQVRYHTVNPNSGMLYIFETSLMNPYFKIAALDSFYQQFLTHNLSYGDSLISKKKVTIGNIGGQEIVYREYGKDRMIRKRFWLDNQRFYVAKAFIDDDAIYSSYTNHFFDSFRSKNTLPTFDFLASKSSQLLKDLSTTDSIVQLQAYRVLEYYRFDASDAPAILQVAQQHYTNPNLIKGTIVHLIHHLKEIADSSYTTDLVHLYQAPTSTPAIKIALLQAILSIDSLRGFSIYLELLQNSPIAENSSNHLYPVFNALNNIPNQAIQHYQHLLALAKNQDYRPYILSLSISLAENNAHFAQYLEKYIPIWLPYFNVDLEYYDRTLTRHSFTDNFILSRYFHLFSVITNKNIIDSLTQDVLNSAHSSSVYVQTIVARLRVGLAPYIATPKLRQLIHNHKFRPYLLGVLFRYGQRSLIPQQYRYAPKVAKTMFYDYIRDEDSIDFVKELGKVKRGKSNYYIYEYRFLDESTSYIGVAGPFYKGKAIQQYDYRGLTYSKDDPLTNNWQQQAIELIEILERLHN; translated from the coding sequence ATGAGAACAACTAAAACAAACCTCTTTCTATTTTTACTCCTTTTTCCTTGGGTTTTATTTGCCCAAGATAGCGTACAATACAACTTGCTGTGGAAGATCGAGGGGAATGGGTTAAAAAATCCGTCCTATTTATTTGGCACCATGCACGTTAATGATGCGAGGGCCTTTAATTTTAGTGATTCGGTTATGTTAGCTTTAGAAAGTTGCGAGTCATTTGCCTTAGAAGTTCATCCTGATAGTATGATGCAAACAATGTTTCAAAAATTGTTTAATGCTAAAAAAAATAACAATTTGATGCAGGTTTTGTCTGATGAGGAGTATCTCCAATTAAAAGAAAAGTTTGAAAAAAACAGCCAATTAGATCTGGATCAAATCAACCTTGATAATCCCTCTATTCTCAGCACAATAATAGAAGCAGATGAAGCTCGACTGGATGACAAAGAAACCTTTGTTGATGCCTACTTATTTGGAATTGCCCGCACCCTAAATAAACCCGTTTATGGCTTAGAAAGTATCCATGGTCACTTAACCAGTTTTTCGGATTATAGCCCAGAACAGCAACGAGCATTTTTGTTAAATCTAATACAAGAAGATTATCAAAAAGACTATAAAGAAATGCTCAATCAATTTGTAGAGGTTTATAAACGGGGCAATATTGCAGAAATTGGTCGCATGGCAAATATTTTTACACAGACCGATTCTGCCTTGATTAAACGCAATGTTGTGATGGTTGACAATATGATAACAATCATGCAACAACGTTCCTTGTTTGCAGCAGTTGGCACAGCTCATTTGCCAGGCAACAATGGCATTATAGACCTTTTGGTAAAAAAAGGCTATTTGGTGCGTCCTGTTACAGCAAATTTTACAGGAGTCGCAGCACATTATACCATTGACCACGACAAAATGAATTGGCATACCCACATTGATAGCAGCTTGGGCTTTGCCATGGATTTGCCAGGACAACCAACTCCTATTACAATTTATAAGGACATGAACACGCTTATCTATGTCGATTTGACCAATGAAGTCTTTTTTGCCTCTTATAGCATTGACTTGCGGCAAGGAAGTCCCCAAAACAAAAAACAACTAATAGAAGCCACCCTCAACAATTACACCTCTAAATTGAACAGCACCATTTTAGAGCGCAAAACATCCATTATCAATGGCACTGAACGAACCAATGTTATTGTTCAGCAGGACTCCTCTACTTATTTTCGCTTACAATTTATTTACCAAAATGACATTCTTTATTATTTCATGATTGGCAATACCTTAGAGCAAATCCGAGCAGTTTACGCTGAACGTTATTACCAATCCCTTCGTTTTTTTGCTCCTTCCCCCCTAAAAACGCAACCTTGGGTTGTTACAAAGCCTAATTTGGGGGCATTTTCTGTAAAATTCCCTACCGCTTCAAGTTACGTGAATCAAAAAATACCGTCAGGGATAAATGGCTACCCTTATGCCTATCATAATTACAGTGCCAATAATTATAGTGAAATGAAATCCTATTTGGTTCGCTATTACGATCAACCAACAGGCTATGTTCGTTCTGGAAACAAAAATTCATCCTTTCGTTATATCGCCAATAATTTTGAACAACAAGGTACTAAAATTATAAAAACAGATACCATTCAACTCGATAGTATACAGGGTAGGTCTTATGACTTATTGGTTGACAAACAATATTATGTTCGTTGCAAAGTTTATATTAGAGGGTTTAGGACTTACTATTTATTTCACCAAAATCTAAACGCAGGAGATAGTATTCTTATAGAAGACGATTTTTTAAAGTCATTCCAATTTGAATCCTACCCCAATCCTGATTTTGCTGCCTTTGTTGCAGAAGACAGCAGTTTTTCTATTGATGTTTTATCTCGTCCTAGAATTCGCAAAGATACTTTTAACAGTTATTACATCGATCAAGTTCGTTATCATACCGTTAATCCCAATTCAGGGATGTTATATATTTTCGAAACTTCTTTGATGAACCCCTATTTTAAAATAGCTGCCTTAGATAGCTTTTATCAGCAATTTTTGACCCATAATCTAAGTTATGGCGATTCATTAATTAGCAAAAAAAAGGTTACAATTGGCAATATTGGGGGACAGGAAATTGTCTACAGAGAATACGGCAAAGATCGAATGATTCGCAAGCGATTTTGGTTAGACAACCAGCGTTTTTATGTCGCCAAAGCTTTTATTGACGACGATGCTATTTACAGCAGCTATACCAATCATTTTTTTGACTCTTTTCGTTCAAAAAACACACTCCCCACCTTCGATTTTTTAGCCTCCAAATCTTCTCAACTACTAAAGGATTTAAGCACAACAGACTCTATTGTTCAGTTACAGGCCTACCGAGTATTAGAATATTATCGCTTTGATGCCTCTGATGCTCCTGCTATTTTGCAAGTTGCCCAGCAACATTACACAAATCCCAATTTAATAAAAGGTACCATCGTGCATTTAATTCATCATCTAAAAGAAATAGCCGATAGTAGTTATACCACTGATTTAGTTCATTTATACCAAGCTCCTACCAGCACTCCTGCAATCAAGATAGCCCTTTTACAAGCCATTTTAAGCATTGACAGCTTGCGAGGTTTTTCTATTTATTTAGAGTTGTTACAAAATAGTCCGATTGCAGAAAATTCATCGAATCACCTATACCCTGTTTTTAATGCCTTAAATAACATTCCTAATCAAGCGATTCAGCATTATCAGCATCTTTTAGCCTTGGCTAAAAACCAAGATTATCGACCTTATATTTTATCCTTAAGTATTTCATTAGCAGAAAACAATGCACACTTTGCGCAGTACCTAGAAAAGTACATTCCTATTTGGCTTCCCTATTTTAATGTAGATTTAGAATATTACGATAGAACTTTAACTCGTCATTCTTTTACCGATAACTTTATTTTATCCCGATATTTTCACCTTTTTTCGGTTATAACCAACAAAAATATTATTGACAGTTTAACCCAAGATGTCCTTAATTCTGCCCATTCTTCTTCTGTTTATGTCCAAACTATTGTAGCACGTTTAAGAGTCGGCTTAGCCCCTTATATTGCTACCCCAAAACTTCGCCAACTCATCCACAATCATAAATTTAGACCCTATTTATTAGGCGTTCTTTTTCGATATGGGCAACGTTCATTGATTCCTCAACAATACAGGTATGCCCCTAAAGTAGCCAAAACTATGTTTTATGACTATATAAGGGATGAAGATAGCATTGACTTTGTTAAAGAATTGGGAAAAGTTAAACGTGGAAAATCCAATTACTATATTTATGAATACCGTTTTTTAGATGAATCTACGTCTTATATTGGAGTAGCAGGTCCTTTCTATAAAGGCAAAGCCATCCAACAATACGATTACAGAGGCTTGACCTATTCAAAAGATGATCCACTGACAAACAACTGGCAACAGCAAGCAATTGAATTGATAGAAATTTTGGAAAGACTCCACAATTAA
- a CDS encoding NUDIX hydrolase yields MELIEQLKERLKEPLPGLDAQLKMMSSGLKKNNPDMYFKASDQAKKACVMLLLFQKENKWYTVLMERPESPYAHSKQVSFPGGGLEEFDADLAAAALRETEEEFGIPNQNITIIGRLSQLYIPVSNYLVYPFIGYLKTAPTYTPDPNEVAEIIEVQIDDLLNPNLQKLTKIKTSSGLILKDVPYFSLNQKIVWGATAMMLSEFVEIVKLLK; encoded by the coding sequence ATGGAATTGATAGAACAACTCAAAGAACGTTTAAAAGAACCTTTGCCTGGGCTGGATGCTCAGTTAAAAATGATGAGTAGTGGATTGAAAAAAAACAATCCTGATATGTATTTCAAAGCATCTGATCAAGCCAAGAAAGCCTGTGTGATGTTGTTGCTGTTTCAAAAGGAAAATAAGTGGTATACGGTTTTGATGGAGCGCCCCGAATCACCTTATGCGCACAGTAAACAAGTAAGCTTTCCTGGAGGTGGTTTAGAAGAGTTTGATGCTGATTTAGCAGCAGCAGCACTAAGAGAAACAGAGGAAGAATTTGGAATCCCCAATCAAAATATAACCATAATTGGACGTTTGAGTCAGCTCTATATCCCTGTCAGTAATTATTTGGTTTATCCTTTTATAGGCTATTTAAAAACAGCGCCAACTTATACGCCTGACCCTAATGAAGTAGCTGAAATTATAGAGGTTCAAATTGATGATTTGCTCAATCCTAACTTACAAAAGTTAACTAAAATCAAAACTTCAAGCGGCTTAATTTTAAAAGATGTGCCTTATTTTAGCTTAAATCAAAAGATCGTTTGGGGGGCTACGGCTATGATGTTGAGCGAATTTGTTGAAATTGTAAAATTGTTGAAATAG
- a CDS encoding diadenylate cyclase, giving the protein MLYLIQIGFFTITFWDILDIIIVGFLLFQIYKLLKGSLGFNIFIGLVLVYIAWRIVSVLEMPLLSSILGQFVSVGMIALLVLFQPEVRRFLLFVGQGSLQTRFKFLQRFFKQNQSLENHNLLREQAIQAIITATEAMVESQTGALMVFTSSPNLEGLYSSGVMVNGDVSAQLILSIFNKDSPLHDGALIIKDGKIVAASCVLPVSDRPDIPQRLGLRHRAAVGISENTNIMVFVISEETKKIAYARGGEILEDIAIGKMRQLLEKILFVT; this is encoded by the coding sequence ATGTTATACTTAATACAAATAGGCTTTTTTACCATTACATTTTGGGATATTCTAGATATCATTATTGTAGGTTTTTTGCTATTCCAAATTTACAAATTGCTTAAAGGTAGTTTAGGCTTTAATATCTTTATTGGTTTAGTATTGGTTTATATTGCTTGGAGAATTGTTTCGGTTCTAGAGATGCCCTTGTTGTCCTCTATTTTGGGACAATTTGTGAGTGTTGGAATGATTGCTTTATTGGTACTTTTCCAGCCAGAAGTTCGCCGCTTTTTGCTTTTTGTCGGTCAAGGGTCTTTGCAAACTCGTTTTAAGTTCTTGCAACGATTTTTTAAACAAAATCAATCTCTGGAGAATCATAATTTATTGAGAGAGCAAGCTATTCAAGCAATTATTACGGCAACGGAAGCAATGGTAGAGAGCCAAACAGGGGCGTTAATGGTTTTTACTAGTTCCCCTAATTTAGAAGGTTTGTACAGCTCAGGTGTGATGGTCAATGGAGATGTTTCAGCTCAGTTGATCTTAAGTATTTTTAATAAGGATAGCCCTTTGCACGATGGTGCGCTTATTATTAAAGATGGAAAAATTGTTGCAGCAAGTTGTGTGTTGCCCGTTTCAGATCGTCCTGATATTCCTCAGCGTTTGGGCTTGCGACACCGAGCAGCAGTTGGAATTAGTGAAAATACCAATATTATGGTTTTTGTGATTTCGGAAGAAACTAAAAAAATTGCTTATGCTAGGGGAGGGGAAATACTAGAGGACATCGCCATTGGTAAAATGCGACAATTGCTAGAAAAAATCCTTTTTGTTACCTAA
- a CDS encoding redoxin domain-containing protein produces MKLCIVGAILCWLSATSIAQKNTFSKDEHKKIQTFIQQISAVYNNQAQADTTENPLLRLSEIRIFEIWTHKKNEYWLSIGWYQPDFPEQPMGEKIFHIKSIRKDTFELDCYSWTDPSNSSYLLQWKEKHPYKKKKLEHLTNDGCQNYVVKNSSGGYELKTLKDQVCAFNNPMAPFDGLFFHFIFDPTGQKMDIYDKNYKAGKVLFHYLNTPMLMRKTTPVKSNNLEEKKQEQATDDGRLKRGDKPEAFVVEDVLGNTISLRKILKKNKVLLVFLRHAWCPVCNYRTHELIGNYNALKEAGYEVVVVYESSKKSLLPYVEDHDLPYFVIADPQRELYKAFKVEFSSEKMLKSRTNTKMLTHYKKGMELFGDRQYAKEKGEEKSSIIPADFIINKDRTLETVYYGEYIGDHLPVKELLEGAGSSSGHEIRNRF; encoded by the coding sequence ATGAAGTTATGTATTGTTGGTGCAATTTTGTGCTGGCTATCTGCTACCTCAATAGCACAAAAAAACACCTTTAGCAAGGATGAACACAAAAAGATCCAAACCTTTATTCAACAAATATCTGCTGTCTATAACAATCAAGCACAAGCAGACACTACTGAGAATCCCTTATTGCGTTTGTCAGAGATTAGAATTTTTGAAATATGGACCCACAAAAAAAATGAATATTGGTTGTCAATAGGTTGGTATCAGCCTGATTTCCCCGAACAACCAATGGGAGAAAAAATCTTTCATATCAAGTCCATTCGTAAAGATACCTTTGAATTAGATTGCTATTCTTGGACTGATCCCAGTAATTCTAGTTACTTGTTGCAATGGAAAGAAAAGCACCCTTACAAAAAGAAAAAATTAGAGCATTTAACAAATGATGGTTGCCAAAATTATGTTGTTAAAAATAGTTCTGGAGGGTATGAATTAAAAACATTAAAAGATCAAGTTTGTGCTTTTAACAACCCAATGGCTCCTTTTGATGGTTTGTTTTTTCATTTTATATTTGATCCAACAGGACAAAAGATGGATATTTATGATAAAAATTATAAAGCTGGAAAAGTATTATTTCATTATCTGAATACCCCAATGTTAATGCGTAAAACTACTCCTGTTAAGTCGAATAATTTGGAGGAAAAAAAGCAAGAGCAAGCAACAGATGATGGACGGCTAAAAAGGGGGGATAAGCCTGAGGCATTTGTTGTAGAAGATGTTTTGGGTAATACAATTTCTTTGAGAAAAATTTTAAAAAAGAACAAGGTATTGCTTGTATTTTTGCGGCATGCTTGGTGCCCTGTTTGTAATTATCGCACCCATGAGTTAATTGGCAATTATAATGCGTTGAAAGAAGCGGGATATGAGGTTGTGGTTGTTTATGAATCCAGCAAAAAAAGCTTATTGCCTTATGTTGAAGATCACGATTTACCTTATTTTGTAATCGCAGATCCTCAGCGTGAGCTTTACAAGGCGTTTAAGGTTGAGTTTTCTTCCGAAAAAATGCTTAAAAGTAGAACGAATACCAAAATGCTTACCCATTATAAAAAGGGCATGGAATTGTTTGGTGACAGACAATATGCCAAAGAAAAAGGCGAGGAAAAATCTTCGATCATTCCAGCAGATTTTATAATCAATAAAGATAGAACCTTGGAAACGGTTTATTATGGTGAATATATTGGGGATCATTTACCTGTAAAGGAATTGTTAGAGGGAGCAGGCTCATCTAGTGGGCACGAAATTAGAAATCGGTTTTAG
- a CDS encoding S26 family signal peptidase: protein MNWLLYIICFYWLPFVGMYKLFEEAGEPGWAALIPFYNAYVVVKIIGAPKWWLGLMLLPIVHFFIIAGMLIEFNKSFGRYEFIDNFAAIVLPYIYYPYLTSQKPSYIHAAWAVQNDIKKRYKTALKEDQKSELRRLEKENPFPKKSKVREWSESIIFAVFAAHFIRMFLIEAYTIPTPSMEGSLLVGDFLFVSKVHYGSRMPMTPLAFPLIHNMLPFTGGESYSKAVKWGYNRAPRLQNVERYDPVVFNYPEDDTSFGGLDERGQMVDYPSQYHNLLKVTTPSKRNAVRQQLLANNAHRMVYRPVDKRTHYIKRCVGVPGDVIEVKEGVLYVNNKVAEDIKGVQYEYDLIGQGVHTLSTRAIEDKYKVTFAMGPSGPIPSVAYMHPDVAAQLVNDLTGVDKVQRRLKPKGYSPGTFPYNEARYPWNIDNYGPLTIPAKGTPINLSLDNLEIYQRLIAAYEGNELKVENGTIFINGEAATSYTPKLDYYWMMGDNRNNSADSRAWGFVPEDHIVGKPLFVWLSLKNGTLKGPNGGLRWERLFMGASGK, encoded by the coding sequence ATGAATTGGTTACTATATATTATCTGTTTTTATTGGCTTCCTTTTGTTGGAATGTATAAACTTTTTGAAGAGGCAGGGGAGCCAGGTTGGGCTGCTTTGATTCCTTTTTATAATGCCTATGTGGTTGTTAAAATTATTGGCGCTCCCAAATGGTGGCTGGGACTAATGTTGCTGCCAATTGTCCATTTCTTTATTATTGCAGGAATGTTAATTGAGTTTAACAAGTCTTTTGGCAGATATGAGTTTATTGATAATTTTGCAGCCATTGTATTGCCCTATATTTATTATCCTTATTTGACCAGCCAAAAACCAAGTTATATACATGCTGCGTGGGCCGTTCAGAATGACATTAAAAAACGTTACAAAACAGCCTTGAAAGAGGATCAAAAGTCAGAGCTTCGTCGGCTTGAAAAGGAAAACCCTTTTCCCAAAAAATCTAAAGTAAGAGAATGGTCTGAGTCCATTATTTTTGCTGTTTTTGCTGCGCATTTTATTCGTATGTTTTTGATTGAAGCTTATACAATCCCAACGCCGTCTATGGAAGGGTCTTTGTTGGTTGGAGACTTTTTGTTTGTAAGCAAAGTGCATTATGGTTCTCGTATGCCAATGACGCCTTTGGCTTTTCCGCTGATTCACAATATGCTGCCTTTTACAGGAGGTGAGTCTTATAGTAAAGCCGTAAAATGGGGATACAATAGAGCACCTAGATTACAAAATGTAGAGCGTTATGATCCTGTTGTATTTAATTATCCAGAGGATGATACTTCGTTTGGTGGTTTAGATGAAAGAGGACAAATGGTAGATTATCCTAGCCAATATCACAATCTCTTGAAGGTTACTACGCCTAGCAAAAGAAATGCTGTACGACAACAACTGTTAGCAAATAATGCACATCGAATGGTTTATCGTCCAGTAGATAAACGAACCCATTATATCAAGCGTTGTGTGGGAGTTCCAGGAGATGTCATTGAGGTAAAAGAAGGGGTTTTATACGTGAACAATAAAGTAGCAGAGGATATAAAAGGGGTGCAGTATGAATACGATCTAATTGGACAGGGAGTACACACTCTTAGTACTCGTGCTATAGAGGATAAATATAAGGTTACTTTTGCGATGGGACCAAGTGGCCCGATTCCTTCTGTTGCTTATATGCATCCAGATGTTGCGGCACAGCTGGTCAATGATTTGACTGGAGTTGATAAAGTGCAACGCAGGCTAAAACCTAAAGGTTATAGCCCAGGGACTTTCCCTTATAATGAGGCAAGATACCCTTGGAACATCGATAATTATGGACCACTTACTATTCCTGCAAAAGGAACTCCTATAAACTTGTCATTGGATAACCTTGAAATTTACCAGCGTTTGATTGCAGCTTATGAGGGCAATGAATTAAAAGTAGAGAATGGAACAATCTTTATCAATGGAGAAGCGGCTACTTCTTATACGCCTAAATTGGACTACTATTGGATGATGGGGGACAATCGGAATAATTCAGCCGATTCAAGAGCTTGGGGTTTTGTTCCTGAGGATCATATTGTAGGGAAACCTTTATTTGTATGGTTATCGCTAAAAAATGGAACCTTAAAAGGCCCTAATGGAGGGCTGCGTTGGGAGCGTTTATTTATGGGCGCTTCAGGAAAATAA
- a CDS encoding polyprenol monophosphomannose synthase codes for MSERLVIIPTYNEKENIEKITRVVMNLKPTFHLLIVDDGSPDGTAGIVKGLQNEFAGRLFIEERQSKQGLGTAYIHGFKWALESTYEYIFEMDADFSHNPNDLPRLFEACNQSGVGVAVGSRYVRNGKVENWPFNRLLMSRGASIYVRLVTWMPVSDATAGFVCYKRSFLESLDFDKIEFKGYAFQIEMKFAAWQLGYKIVEVPIVFKDRVEGASKMSTAIFNEAFFGVLKMRWKGWVSNYKQ; via the coding sequence TTGTCAGAACGCTTAGTTATAATACCAACCTACAACGAAAAAGAAAACATAGAAAAAATCACTCGAGTAGTGATGAACCTAAAACCAACATTTCATTTGCTTATCGTGGATGATGGTTCTCCTGATGGTACAGCGGGAATTGTCAAAGGCTTACAAAATGAATTTGCAGGTCGTTTGTTTATAGAAGAACGCCAAAGCAAACAGGGCTTAGGTACAGCATATATTCACGGTTTTAAATGGGCTCTGGAGTCTACTTATGAGTATATATTTGAGATGGATGCCGATTTTTCACACAATCCTAATGATTTGCCACGTTTGTTTGAAGCATGCAATCAGAGTGGTGTTGGTGTAGCGGTAGGTTCTCGTTATGTGCGCAATGGAAAAGTTGAAAACTGGCCATTCAATCGTTTATTGATGTCTAGAGGAGCGTCTATTTATGTACGATTAGTGACTTGGATGCCCGTATCGGATGCGACAGCAGGGTTTGTTTGTTATAAACGTTCTTTTTTGGAATCTTTAGATTTTGATAAAATAGAATTTAAGGGCTATGCATTTCAAATTGAAATGAAATTTGCAGCTTGGCAACTGGGGTACAAAATTGTAGAAGTACCTATTGTGTTTAAAGATCGAGTAGAAGGTGCATCTAAAATGAGTACAGCAATTTTTAACGAAGCGTTTTTTGGTGTGTTAAAAATGAGATGGAAAGGCTGGGTGAGTAATTATAAACAATAG
- a CDS encoding M42 family metallopeptidase, protein MLDYTTLKTLVEIDSPSGFTQKASQYIHQILTGYGWEPSFSNKGAVRCTLGTQPPSLAIAAHVDTLGAVVAGIQEDGSLRISKVGGLSLNGFEGAYCRIYTLTDQVYTGTLLLDNPAAHVNKDLNSTQRSLYNMHIRLDELASSKKEVEDLGINVGDFICFETNYQELPSGYIKSRFMDNKSGCFVLFELARQIKAKGWDVPVEIFFSNYEEVGHGGTCGYADSIEELLVIDMGVVGTGTAGEEIACSICAKDSSGPYDYEMRRNLVQLANDQSIAYRLDVYPYYGSDGSAALRAGNDYRVGLIGPGVSASHGVERTHQKGIEATIDLCMAYIEQQMIQK, encoded by the coding sequence ATGCTAGATTACACCACTCTTAAAACACTCGTTGAGATCGATTCTCCTAGCGGATTTACTCAAAAAGCAAGTCAATACATCCACCAAATTTTAACAGGGTATGGCTGGGAACCTAGTTTTAGTAATAAGGGGGCTGTACGTTGTACTTTAGGGACTCAACCGCCTAGTTTGGCTATTGCAGCTCATGTTGATACGCTTGGTGCTGTTGTTGCAGGAATACAAGAGGATGGTAGCCTTAGAATCTCTAAGGTTGGAGGCTTATCATTAAATGGTTTTGAGGGAGCGTATTGCCGAATTTATACCCTGACCGACCAAGTTTACACGGGAACGCTTTTGTTAGACAATCCTGCTGCTCACGTCAATAAAGACCTCAATAGCACGCAACGTAGTTTGTACAATATGCATATTCGTTTAGATGAATTAGCTTCCTCCAAAAAAGAAGTTGAAGATTTAGGGATCAATGTTGGCGATTTTATCTGTTTTGAAACCAATTATCAAGAACTGCCAAGCGGATATATTAAATCTCGTTTTATGGATAATAAATCAGGCTGTTTTGTCTTGTTTGAGTTGGCTCGTCAAATTAAAGCAAAAGGTTGGGATGTTCCCGTTGAAATTTTCTTTTCTAATTATGAAGAGGTTGGTCATGGAGGAACTTGTGGTTATGCTGATTCTATTGAAGAACTGTTGGTTATTGATATGGGGGTGGTTGGTACTGGAACTGCTGGCGAAGAAATTGCTTGCTCAATTTGTGCTAAAGATAGTTCAGGTCCTTACGACTATGAGATGCGTCGCAATTTAGTCCAATTAGCAAACGACCAATCAATTGCTTATCGTTTGGATGTTTATCCTTATTATGGCTCTGATGGGTCGGCTGCTTTGAGAGCAGGAAACGATTATCGAGTTGGGCTTATTGGACCTGGAGTTTCTGCTTCTCATGGTGTAGAGCGTACCCACCAAAAGGGAATAGAGGCAACGATAGACCTGTGTATGGCTTATATCGAACAACAAATGATACAAAAATAG